The genomic segment CCGTGCACGATATCCTCGGCCGATTCACGGTAGCTAACCTGGTCTGGCCATTGCCGGCGGAACTGTCCCCTGTCGACCTCGACCGCCTGCTCTATCCCGGCAAATCCGGAAAAGTTATCAATACCTTACCCAGCTGGCTTGATATCGATACCGAGTTAAGCCGCAAGGGCATGACCAAGCAGCTGCTCTGGATGGAATATCAGTCCGCCGTGGGCGGTGATGCCCTCGGTTACTCACAGTTTTGTGCACTGTTCCGTGACTGGAAAAAGAAGCAGCGGCGTTCCATGCGCATGGAGCACAAGGCTGGCGAAAAGCTCTTCATCGACTTCTGTGGCCCCACCGTACCTATCGTCAACCCTGCGACCGGTAGCATACGCCAGGTCGCTATCTTCGTCGCTGCCATGGGCGTGTCAGGCTATGCGTATATCGAAGCCTGCGAAGGCCAGGACATGGCATCGTGGCTCAACGCCAATAGCCGCTGCCTGCACTTCATGGGTGGGGTTCCGGAGCTGATGATACCTGATAATCTGCGCAGCGCTGTCAGCACCCCTGACCGCTATGAGCCGGTCATAAACCAGAGCTACCAGGCGCTGGCAAATCACTATGAGACAGTGGTGCTACCGGCGCGCCCGAGAAAACCGAAAGACAAGGCGAAGGCAGAATCAACTGTGCAGCTGGTAGAACGCTGGGTTTTGGCCCGGTTGCGTAAACGTAGGTTCTACTCGCTGGCCGAACTCAACCAGGTGATACGAGAACTCAATCATGAGTTGAATCTGCGCCCGATGCGTCATTACGGCGGACAAAGTCGCCTTGCACGCTTCGAGCAGCTGGACAAACCGGCTTTTGGGCCTCTACCGCCCACACAATGGGAATACAGTGAGTATCTCGTTGCCCGAGTGGGACCTGATTACCACATAGACTACGGCAAAAACTGGTACTCGGTGCCGCATCCGCTGGTTGGCGAGCGCGTTGACGTCATCGCCACCCAACGGCTGGTGCAAATCCACCATAAGGGCGTCTGCGTGGCTACGCACCCTCGCAGCGATAACGCCTATAGGCACACGACTCAGGCGGCGCACATGCCGGCTAATCATAAGGGGCAGAGTCAGTGGACGCCGGAAAGGCTGT from the Candidatus Sodalis pierantonius str. SOPE genome contains:
- the istA gene encoding IS21 family transposase — protein: MARKKKKARTEMCIYINVLRMKFEQRRSNRTIAAALDIGCTTVHDILGRFTVANLVWPLPAELSPVDLDRLLYPGKSGKVINTLPSWLDIDTELSRKGMTKQLLWMEYQSAVGGDALGYSQFCALFRDWKKKQRRSMRMEHKAGEKLFIDFCGPTVPIVNPATGSIRQVAIFVAAMGVSGYAYIEACEGQDMASWLNANSRCLHFMGGVPELMIPDNLRSAVSTPDRYEPVINQSYQALANHYETVVLPARPRKPKDKAKAESTVQLVERWVLARLRKRRFYSLAELNQVIRELNHELNLRPMRHYGGQSRLARFEQLDKPAFGPLPPTQWEYSEYLVARVGPDYHIDYGKNWYSVPHPLVGERVDVIATQRLVQIHHKGVCVATHPRSDNAYRHTTQAAHMPANHKGQSQWTPERLCSWALSVGVCTLKVVESIQKSKAHPEQAYRSVLGLLNNLQRRYETTRLEKACALALEKGCINRSFIANVLKHGRESEVTQDGAGVSMLVHENLRGPDSYH